The Sorangiineae bacterium MSr11367 genome window below encodes:
- a CDS encoding general secretion pathway protein GspC — translation MSHLFGAPPDEIPFNAGWPGLCNSVSFEMEHALRRPYWMITPALVMVAAFFGAQGIMQVTRIGLMSDAASFARPPLAAPPRAASETGRHATSADAILARNPFDSETGPLGVAKAAPSTDANGVTSSAVACEGVKVHIIAASSDPDWSYAALSDGAAGAESAPSNVVLRRRGGDFNGKKIEYVGTDRVWLDSNGSICQARLFSEPASPEPASPRRPSDTAAKPAPGGATSLPPEIANGIKKVGANEYDIDRGVVDLVFERQGDLFRHRIVPALDSSGKTIGINIFGVSKDSVLGKLGIENADRIQQVNGFDAGSPEKMLEALGRLRTANHLTLTGSRNGKNFAFDYNIK, via the coding sequence GTGTCGCATCTTTTCGGAGCTCCGCCCGACGAAATACCGTTCAACGCGGGCTGGCCGGGCCTTTGCAATTCGGTCTCGTTCGAGATGGAGCATGCTCTGAGGAGACCCTATTGGATGATCACGCCGGCCCTCGTCATGGTGGCCGCCTTCTTTGGCGCGCAGGGCATCATGCAGGTGACCCGCATCGGTCTCATGAGCGATGCTGCGAGCTTCGCGCGCCCCCCTCTGGCGGCGCCGCCCCGAGCCGCATCCGAGACCGGCAGGCACGCGACCAGCGCCGACGCCATCCTCGCGCGCAATCCCTTCGACTCGGAGACGGGACCCCTCGGCGTCGCCAAGGCCGCGCCCAGCACCGACGCGAACGGAGTCACGTCCTCCGCCGTCGCCTGCGAGGGCGTGAAGGTGCACATCATTGCGGCATCGAGCGATCCCGATTGGTCCTACGCCGCATTGAGCGATGGCGCTGCCGGCGCGGAGAGCGCACCGTCGAATGTCGTTTTGCGCCGCCGCGGTGGAGACTTCAACGGCAAGAAGATCGAATACGTCGGCACCGATCGCGTTTGGCTCGATAGCAACGGATCCATCTGCCAGGCGCGGCTCTTTTCCGAGCCCGCCTCGCCCGAACCGGCGAGCCCTCGTCGACCGTCCGATACAGCCGCCAAGCCTGCACCAGGAGGCGCGACGTCGCTTCCACCGGAGATTGCCAACGGCATCAAGAAGGTGGGGGCCAACGAGTACGACATCGATCGCGGCGTGGTCGATCTCGTTTTCGAACGGCAGGGGGATTTGTTTCGCCACAGGATCGTTCCGGCCCTCGACAGCAGCGGCAAGACCATCGGGATCAACATCTTCGGGGTGTCCAAAGACTCCGTGCTCGGAAAGCTCGGTATCGAGAATGCCGACCGCATTCAACAGGTCAACGGCTTCGACGCGGGCAGCCCGGAGAAGATGCTCGAGGCCCTCGGACGCCTGCGCACGGCCAATCACTTGACGCTGACGGGGAGCCGAAACGGAAAAAATTTCGCGTTCGATTACAATATTAAATGA
- a CDS encoding amino acid racemase, with the protein MTSPPDHIGIVACSAEGAALCYRTICAEGAQLLGPHAHPEVSMHTHSLADYVACLDRNDWQGVAELMIASANKLASIGARFLICPDNTIHKAFPHLQGRSPLPWLHIAEVVATEAVHRGFHRIGVTGTAWTIDSEVYPEKLSAQGLGYVRPSAAERDEIHRIIMDELVYGVIKPEQVAYFQRVIGRLKDAGCDAVILGCTEIPLIMNDGNSPLPTLDSTRLLALAALQHATRSSK; encoded by the coding sequence ATGACCTCGCCGCCCGACCACATCGGAATCGTTGCCTGCTCCGCCGAAGGGGCCGCCCTTTGCTACCGCACCATCTGCGCGGAGGGGGCCCAGCTTCTCGGCCCGCATGCGCACCCCGAGGTGTCCATGCACACCCATTCCTTGGCGGATTACGTGGCCTGTCTCGACCGCAACGATTGGCAGGGCGTTGCCGAATTGATGATCGCCTCGGCGAACAAATTGGCATCCATCGGCGCTCGATTCCTGATTTGCCCCGACAACACGATTCACAAGGCCTTCCCGCACCTCCAAGGCCGCTCACCGCTTCCCTGGTTGCACATCGCCGAGGTCGTCGCGACGGAGGCCGTCCACCGCGGATTTCATCGCATTGGCGTGACGGGAACGGCGTGGACGATCGACAGCGAAGTCTATCCGGAAAAACTCAGCGCGCAGGGGCTCGGCTACGTCCGCCCGAGCGCTGCCGAGCGCGACGAGATCCACCGCATCATCATGGATGAATTGGTGTACGGCGTCATCAAGCCGGAGCAAGTTGCCTATTTCCAGCGGGTCATCGGAAGGCTGAAAGACGCCGGCTGCGATGCCGTCATCCTCGGCTGCACGGAGATCCCGCTCATCATGAACGACGGAAACTCCCCGCTGCCGACGCTCGACTCTACACGTCTTCTCGCGCTGGCCGCCCTGCAGCACGCCACGCGAAGTTCGAAATAG
- a CDS encoding CocE/NonD family hydrolase produces the protein MSIVFEFDVEVPARDGALLACHIARPAGEGRWPVIVARTPYGKDGAFTNPVLDPIGFAREGFAVVVQDVRKRGGFTPFVHEADDGEDLVAWAAAQPFSTGDVFANGNSYQGFAQWAAATRAPGALRAIAPGQSPSIPSRTMFHRGGVFEHGAMTTWSSSLGLPQPFEPSPPMLEAFTEAQSYERITVPALIVGGWYDYFVQGSIDQFIGMRTRAGSARARERTRLVMGPWTHVSQSTVQGERYLGFGALPGVGLAGGFRGEIARFFREQLSDEPPARAPVRIFVMGTNTWRDEGEWPIARTQYTTWYLGAGSLGPEPRWSPASCIAYDPASPVPTWGGNTLGFTELAGPRDQRRLEARDDVLVCTSAILDGTLEVTGTVVVELWATSSAPEADFVVKLVDVEPDGSAFNVAEGILRMALEPGQPRLFHIELTPTSHAFQPGHRLRLDVTSSSFPRWAKNPHPGEHRVLHEQAHPSRVILPIVPAAPKLA, from the coding sequence ATGAGTATCGTCTTCGAGTTCGACGTCGAGGTTCCGGCGCGCGATGGCGCGCTGCTCGCGTGCCATATCGCACGCCCCGCGGGGGAGGGGCGCTGGCCGGTCATCGTTGCGCGCACGCCCTACGGAAAAGACGGGGCCTTTACGAACCCCGTGCTCGATCCCATCGGTTTCGCGCGCGAAGGCTTCGCCGTCGTCGTTCAGGACGTGCGAAAGCGCGGCGGCTTTACTCCATTCGTCCACGAGGCGGACGACGGCGAGGATCTCGTCGCGTGGGCGGCCGCGCAGCCCTTCAGCACGGGCGACGTGTTCGCGAACGGCAACTCGTACCAGGGATTTGCACAATGGGCCGCTGCGACCCGTGCTCCGGGGGCACTTCGGGCCATCGCGCCGGGCCAGTCGCCGAGCATACCGTCGCGGACCATGTTTCATCGCGGCGGCGTATTCGAGCATGGGGCCATGACGACGTGGAGCTCGTCGCTGGGCCTCCCGCAGCCCTTCGAACCGAGCCCGCCCATGCTGGAAGCCTTCACCGAGGCGCAGTCGTACGAGCGCATCACCGTGCCGGCGCTCATCGTGGGCGGCTGGTACGACTACTTCGTGCAGGGCTCCATCGATCAATTCATCGGAATGCGTACCCGTGCCGGCAGCGCCCGCGCGCGCGAACGCACGCGGCTCGTCATGGGGCCTTGGACGCACGTTTCGCAATCGACCGTCCAGGGCGAGCGCTATTTGGGATTCGGCGCCTTGCCCGGCGTCGGGCTCGCGGGCGGCTTTCGCGGCGAGATTGCCCGCTTCTTCCGCGAGCAACTCTCCGACGAGCCGCCGGCGCGTGCACCGGTGCGCATCTTCGTCATGGGGACCAACACCTGGCGCGATGAAGGCGAATGGCCCATCGCCCGAACGCAGTACACCACCTGGTACCTGGGGGCGGGCTCGCTCGGCCCCGAGCCGCGCTGGTCACCGGCGTCGTGCATCGCCTACGATCCTGCATCCCCAGTGCCGACGTGGGGCGGCAACACGCTCGGCTTCACCGAGCTCGCGGGCCCCCGCGATCAGCGCCGCCTCGAGGCCCGCGACGACGTCCTCGTTTGCACCTCCGCGATCCTCGACGGCACCCTCGAGGTGACCGGTACCGTCGTCGTCGAACTGTGGGCCACCTCCAGCGCGCCCGAGGCGGACTTCGTCGTCAAGCTCGTCGACGTGGAGCCCGATGGCAGCGCCTTCAATGTGGCGGAGGGCATTCTTCGTATGGCACTCGAGCCCGGCCAGCCTCGTCTTTTCCACATCGAGCTGACCCCCACGAGCCATGCCTTCCAGCCCGGACATCGACTTCGGCTCGACGTGACGAGCAGCTCGTTTCCACGCTGGGCCAAGAACCCCCATCCCGGCGAGCACCGCGTCCTGCACGAGCAGGCCCATCCATCGCGCGTGATTCTGCCCATCGTTCCGGCCGCGCCCAAGTTGGCCTAG